Within the Cloacibacillus sp. An23 genome, the region CATCAAGCTCGTCAGCGACGCCGGAGACAAGGGCAAGTACCTCGTCTGCGTCGGCGGAGCCCCGACTTCGGTCGAATGGGCCGAGCGCATCGGCGCCGACGTCTGGTCGTTCGACGCTTTCGAGTGCGCCGCGAAGCTTAAGAAGCTCCTTGCGTAATCACATTACCGTCCGGATATAAAGATTGGAGGAATAAATCATGTCAACGTTCAGAATGTGGGAAGTTTTCGCCAAAGCTGACGAGGGCCCGTTCTACAAGGACCAGGCCGAGTGGATGCTCAAGTCCTTCATCCCCAACATCAGAAGAGTAGTCAAAGAATACAACATCAAGTACGACGGACATACGATAGTCAACCAGGACGACGCGCTCGCCGACAGAGTGTGGGCCGCCGCGAAGGACTTCTTCGTTTCGACCGGCGTCTACAACCAGGACACCCACCGCGTAATGCAGTTCACCGAGCGCGAGGTCAACGAGGTGCTCTACACGAAGCGCCCGAAGTACCTCATCGGCGCAGGCCACGACCAGCGCTGGCTCCAGGTCCGCGCGGTAGAAGACAAGGAGCGCCGTCCGTTCCACCTCTTCAGCCCCGACGCGAACTTCAGCACCGACATCCACAAGAAGGCGTGCATGGCCTACCTGAAGGAACCTCTCCTCGACGGTCTTTGCGCTCCTCTGCTTGAGGACTTCATGGGCCGCAAGGCGACCTCGCAGAACCCGACCGAAGTCGCCGCCGCTATGGAGCACGCGATGAACCTCCGCGACGCGCAGCGCCTCGTCGGAAAGCCCGACGTGTGGACGGTCTCCGTCGGCACCGCCGAATCCGCGCAGGCCCAGATAGCCGCCGGAAACCCGGTCTGGGGCGTCCGCCAGTCGCACCTCGACGGCCGCATGGTCTCCATCCTCACCGAGATGACGACAAACAACGCGATGCTCAACAAGTCGCTGCACTACCGCTCATACGGGAACGTCTTCGGCAACCTCTGCGGAGCCATCTTCGGCGGACACGCGGGCGGCACCGAAGGGACGCTCGTCCTCCAGACGGCCTACAACATCGAGGGCGCGTGCCTCTACGGTTCCTGCTGGGCTCTGAACTTCCCGTTCCACCTCAAGTGGCAGTCCACGACGACGAGAGAGCTTCTCTGGCTCCAGAGCGTCCTCAGCCAGGCGATGTCGCGCAACTCGAACCTCATCTTCCTCAACAACCTCTTCGCGAACGCGGGCCCCGGCACCGACCAGCTCTATTGGGAGTGCGCCAACCACGCCCTCGCGACCGAGTGCTCCGGCGGCAACCCGTGGGGAGCCGCGACCTGCCGCAACAAGTTCACCGACATGGCGACGCCGCTCGAGTCCCGCTTCTATCACGAGACCTCCGAGGCTTCCTTCAAGATGCGCCTCACCAGAGCCAAGGCCGAAGAGATCTGCCAGAAGATCATGGAGAAGTACGAGAAGCTCATCCCGATCGACAACTACGGCAAGCACATCCAGGAAGTCTACGACATGGAGCGCATCGTGCCGCGCCAGGAATACCTCGACCAGTACGAGCGTATGCGCGACGAACTCAACAAGCTCGGCGTGGAGTACGCTTACTAATCCCTACGGACAAAATCAGAGTTTTACCGCAAAGAGGCGCTTATGCGCCTCTTTGTAATAAATAGGCATTTTTGCTGACTTGACGATAACACAATCATAATGAGGTGAACTTATGAACGGTAAAGAAAGAGTCCTCAAAGCCCTGCGTTTTGAAGAAGTAGACCGCGTGCCTTGGGTTCCATTCACCGGCGTACACGTCGCGAAGCTCGTAGGCTCTAACGCCGAGGAGATGCTCAAGGACGGGGACATTCTTGTAAAGGCCGTCGAGACCGCCGCCGAACGCTACTACGCCGACGGCGTATGCTCCGCCTTCGACCTCCAGGCCGAAGCGGAAGTTCTCGGCTGCGCGCTGCACTGGAGCAAGAACAACCCGCCCGCGGTCACGGGACACGTGCTCGCGCAGGGCAAGACGCTTGAAGACCTGCCCGAATTCACGAAGGACAAGGGACGCCTGCCGATGTTCTTCGACGCGACGAAGAAGCTCGTCGAGCGCATAGGCGACAAGGTAGCCGTCTTCGGTCTCTGCTGCGGGCCGTTCACTCTCGCGCTGCACCTTCGCGGCTCGGCTTTCATCATGGATATGATGAAGAAGCCCGACGAGGCGCACAAGGTCCTCAAATTCTGCGCGGAAATCACGCGCCGCATGGGCGAGTGGTACATGGAGACCGGCGCGCACGTCGTCGCGGTCGTTGACCCGATGACGAGCCAGATAGCGCCGAAGCACTTCGAGGCCTTCGTCTCGCCCTACGTGAAACCCGTCATTGACGAAGTACACGGCAAGGGCGGCATCGTGACGCTCTTCTGCTGCGGCAACGCGACGAAGAACATTGAGCTGATGATGCAGAGCAAGCCGGACGCGGTCGCCTTCGACGAACAGGTGGACCTGCAGTTCGTCAAAGACCTCGCCTACAAGTACAACGTCGCATTCGAGGGCAACATCCCGCTCACGACGACGCTGCTCTTCGGCTCGCCGCGCGAGTGCGTCGCCGACGTGAAGAAGCGCATCGAGATAGGCGGAAAGCGCGGCTACATACTTTCGCCGGGCTGCGACCTGCCCTACGACACTCCGTTCTACAATCTTGAAGCCGTCGGAAAGTACGCCGCGACGGGCGAAGAGCCCTCCGACACCGCTGGCTTCATGTCGCTCGAAGAGGCGCTTACCAACGCCGAGGAATCCGGCGACGTATTCGAAGACGTAAAAATCGAGCCGGGCAAGGTGTTCATAGAGATAGTGACGCTCGACTCCGAAGGCTGCGCGCCGTGCCAGTACATGTGCGAAGCCGTCAAGAACGTAGCGCCGCACTACGGCGACAAGCTCTCGTGGCGCGAGTCGCTGATCAAGAGCGCCGCCGGCATCAAGCGCACGCAGGCTCTCGGCGTCTCAACGCTGCCGACGCTGCTCATCAACAACGAAGTCGTCTTCGACAACATCACGCCGACCGAAGAAGCGCTGATGAAGGAGATAGACAAGAGGCTGAAATAGCATAACGGCGCGCCCTCCGCGCGGGGGCGCGTATTTTGTATTTTTATTCACAAAACTGTTCCGCGATTTTGAGGGGTTTCGCGAAATGGTTTTATGGTTTATTATTTACCCACAACTTAATCATCCTTTATGCAGAAACGGAGGAATAAATCATGGCAGCAACAGACAAAAAGCCCAGCTTTGCCGTAGCTCTTGGGACGTTCGTGATCATAGCGGCGATAATCGCCTACGGACTGCTCGGCCTCGGCATGGACGCCCACGTGCCTATCGCCATGGCCGCCACTGCGGCGGCGCTGATAGGCAAGTTCGTCGTCGGCGTCTCGTGGGAGGACATGGAAATCTCGGTCTTCAACGCTATCACCTCCTCTCTCGGAGCCCTTCTAATCCTGATAACGATAGGGATGCTCGTCGGCGCGTGGGTGCAGGCCGGCGTCGTGCCCGGACTTATCTACTACGGCTTCAATCTTCTTTCCCCCGGCATTTTTCTTCTCGCTTCGCTGCTGATATGCTCCATCATAGGCATAGCGATAGGCGCCTCGTGGGGCGTCGGCGCGACTGTCGGCGTCGCGCTCATCGGCATAGCCGCCGGGCTTGACATCCCCGCCCCTCTCACGGCCGGCTTCATCCTGTCGGGAGCGTACCTCGGAGACAAAATGTCCCCGCTCTCCGACACGACGAACCTCGCTCCGGCCGTCGCCGGGTCGAACCTTTTCGACCACATCCGCGCGATGATGTGGACGACCGTGCCGTCGTACCTCATAGTCTGTGTGATAGCCGTCGTCCTCGGAACGCATTACTCCGGCGGCGGAGAGAATTTCGACGCGAGCCGCATAATCGCCTTCCAGCAGATCATCGCCGCGGAGTTCGACCTTAACCCGCTGCTCGTCGCGATACCGCCGGTCGTGGTAATCGGCCTCGTACTTCTCAAGTGCCCCGCTATACCGGGAATGGTCGCGGGAACTCTTTCCGCCTCCGTCATAGCGATGTGCCACGGAGTCAGCCTCCACGACGCGATGACCGCGATACACTACGGCTACGAATCCTCCGTCGCCTCCAAGCTCGCCGAAGCCTCCGCAGCCGACATACCCGCGCTGCTGGGAGAGTACGGCATCACCGGAGTGACGCCTGAGATGGCGCACGAGGTAGGCGGCATGGTCACGGAGCTTCTGAACCGCGGCGGCATCGACAGCATGATGTGGTCGCTGTCGATGATCATGATAGCGCTCGTCTTGGGCGGCATAATGGAGCGCTGCGGATACCTCAGCGTCCTGCTCAACCCGCTGCTCTATAAAGTCCGCCGCGTCGGTGACTTCATCACGCTCGTCGTAATCTCCTGCTTCGTCAGCAACTTCTTCCTCGGCGACCAATATCTCGGAATCGTCGTCCCGGGGCGCATGTTCCGCGAAGCCGTAGAGAAGAGCGACCTCTCGCCGCGTATGCTCTCCCGTTCGCTCGAGGACAGCGGAACTCTCACGGCCGTCCTCATTCCATGGACGGGCTGCGGAGCCTTCCAATCGAACGCGCTCGGCGTGCCTACGCTCGAGTACGCGCCATACTGCTTCCTGAACATAATCAACCCGATATTCGCGATAATCATCTCCTACCTCGGCATAGGCATATACTGGGGCTCCGACAAGCACGACAAGGTCGAACGGCGCACGGAGCTCACATTCCCGAGGGAAGCGTAGCGTAAGCGCCGCCGCGCCGCGCGCGGCATGACGAAGAAACTAAGGACGAAGCACTCCGAAGGAAGAGCTTCGTCCTTTCTTTAAGAAGGCTCCGCACAAGGAGGGAAAGAACCATGAGAGAGATAAAAAAATCGCTCGAGATAGTGGCGCGCGACGAAAGGGCGATAGCGCCGTCGTCGCGTTCGCCGTATTACCCCTTCGCCGTCGGATCGGGGCGCGGCGCGACGCTGCGCGACGCGGACGGCAACGAGTACATAGACTTCGCGGCGGGGGCCGCTTCGCTGA harbors:
- a CDS encoding monomethylamine:corrinoid methyltransferase, yielding MSTFRMWEVFAKADEGPFYKDQAEWMLKSFIPNIRRVVKEYNIKYDGHTIVNQDDALADRVWAAAKDFFVSTGVYNQDTHRVMQFTEREVNEVLYTKRPKYLIGAGHDQRWLQVRAVEDKERRPFHLFSPDANFSTDIHKKACMAYLKEPLLDGLCAPLLEDFMGRKATSQNPTEVAAAMEHAMNLRDAQRLVGKPDVWTVSVGTAESAQAQIAAGNPVWGVRQSHLDGRMVSILTEMTTNNAMLNKSLHYRSYGNVFGNLCGAIFGGHAGGTEGTLVLQTAYNIEGACLYGSCWALNFPFHLKWQSTTTRELLWLQSVLSQAMSRNSNLIFLNNLFANAGPGTDQLYWECANHALATECSGGNPWGAATCRNKFTDMATPLESRFYHETSEASFKMRLTRAKAEEICQKIMEKYEKLIPIDNYGKHIQEVYDMERIVPRQEYLDQYERMRDELNKLGVEYAY
- a CDS encoding uroporphyrinogen decarboxylase family protein; the encoded protein is MNGKERVLKALRFEEVDRVPWVPFTGVHVAKLVGSNAEEMLKDGDILVKAVETAAERYYADGVCSAFDLQAEAEVLGCALHWSKNNPPAVTGHVLAQGKTLEDLPEFTKDKGRLPMFFDATKKLVERIGDKVAVFGLCCGPFTLALHLRGSAFIMDMMKKPDEAHKVLKFCAEITRRMGEWYMETGAHVVAVVDPMTSQIAPKHFEAFVSPYVKPVIDEVHGKGGIVTLFCCGNATKNIELMMQSKPDAVAFDEQVDLQFVKDLAYKYNVAFEGNIPLTTTLLFGSPRECVADVKKRIEIGGKRGYILSPGCDLPYDTPFYNLEAVGKYAATGEEPSDTAGFMSLEEALTNAEESGDVFEDVKIEPGKVFIEIVTLDSEGCAPCQYMCEAVKNVAPHYGDKLSWRESLIKSAAGIKRTQALGVSTLPTLLINNEVVFDNITPTEEALMKEIDKRLK
- the nhaC gene encoding Na+/H+ antiporter NhaC, translating into MAATDKKPSFAVALGTFVIIAAIIAYGLLGLGMDAHVPIAMAATAAALIGKFVVGVSWEDMEISVFNAITSSLGALLILITIGMLVGAWVQAGVVPGLIYYGFNLLSPGIFLLASLLICSIIGIAIGASWGVGATVGVALIGIAAGLDIPAPLTAGFILSGAYLGDKMSPLSDTTNLAPAVAGSNLFDHIRAMMWTTVPSYLIVCVIAVVLGTHYSGGGENFDASRIIAFQQIIAAEFDLNPLLVAIPPVVVIGLVLLKCPAIPGMVAGTLSASVIAMCHGVSLHDAMTAIHYGYESSVASKLAEASAADIPALLGEYGITGVTPEMAHEVGGMVTELLNRGGIDSMMWSLSMIMIALVLGGIMERCGYLSVLLNPLLYKVRRVGDFITLVVISCFVSNFFLGDQYLGIVVPGRMFREAVEKSDLSPRMLSRSLEDSGTLTAVLIPWTGCGAFQSNALGVPTLEYAPYCFLNIINPIFAIIISYLGIGIYWGSDKHDKVERRTELTFPREA